The sequence AAGATCGTTGAACATATGCTATTGTTCCACAATCTACCTCTACATTCATCCTGGGTtctagtaaaattaaaatcactGCAAACAACCCAGCAACCCTTACAAATATCCCGTGGAAGCAACAGTTCCGTGCAAAAGTCTTTCTTGCCCTCCCAAGCTGGTGGGCCATACACATTAGTGACATAGAAGCTTTCTCCGCCCCGAAGATGAGAAAGTTGGAGCGTGAGAGAAGTTTTTCTTGATCACCTCACTACAAGAGAAAACTCTCGAGCTCCAACAGGTAAGAAGTCCACTAGAAGCTCCATTTGCGCCAATGTAATAGCATCTATCAAAGAAGACAAACACTACGAAGAAAAGAGGGAGACAACACCCACTTTAGTCTCTTGCAAACATAGCACTGCATTTGTAAAACTAGACACCACACACTTGACGGCTCTTCTTTTAGAGGGTTCATTCAATCCCCTTACATTCCAACTACAAACACGAAAcatagaaaaaagagaaaacgtCCCAGCCAAAAGCTCAAAAAAAGAACACAGATCCTTCACTCACGCACTCCCATTGAGAAACTCCTTGAAGGACTTGGTGTCCTCGTCCCCCAAGCGAACCCAACACATCCCACTCTGTTTCTTGATTTTCTTTCTCCCATACTtgcgaaaaatatctgtaacATCAGTCCCCCCTCCCTCTCTTTGCCGGGCTTTTCTCTCATGGCCTTGAAAGTTGTCAACTCACAAAAGTCCTTAGCTAATCGTGACTGACCCGTTGTGCAGATGCTAGTACCCTGGGTCCTAACTGTAGTATTGGGTCCATTTCTGCGACCGGTCTATAATCAGACACACGCTGTCCACCTAGTTCTTTAGGTTTGccaactaattttcttttttgccaACTCAGCATTGTGGTGGACAAAAATGAGGAACACagtgattcaccgcctttagaaagtgatgaatcattcactgttttcacgttgttattttttttttatataagttgGGAGGATTTTTgtgaggttgttaggattgtatgtggattattaaaatttttatatgattgttagaattgtatgggTAGATTGTTGGAATTTTTTAGGTTGGTAGGATTGTACATGATTTGTTGTTGTTAGGATTTTATGTGGTTTGGTGAAATTTTTATGTAGTTATTATTAGGAttgtatatagaaaatagaaagaaatggtaattaaggaaaagatagtaaacaattcaccgtcttctAAATATCATTAAAGatggtaaacgattcaccgtttTCCAATTGTTTTTTCACCTCACTGCCGAGTTAGACAAAATAGGATCATTTGGCTCATTtggcaaattttaaatttttaaaggatTAAATTCAAAAAGGCCCGCTTCTGGcttattttttgaattgttgTTTAGAGTGCAtggtttgttttgtttttgattgTTGATCTTGTAGTACAATAAAGATGTTGTATTTGTTTCTGTGGCTAAGATTTCTCACATGTACTTTGGATAAGAGTAACGGTACATCTATTGCATTCAGGAGGAAGTAAAAGCTAATGACGGGACAGTGTCTGAAGAAGCAGATAATCCAGCTGTTGAGACTGGGGAGACGAGCCGTCAACCTGACACACCGCCTGTTGGTGGGTAGCTTCTTCATTTTCTAAAACTCACTGTAGTTCTTTGTTTGTTTTCTCTTCGCACGGTTAAATTCAGTGTGGCTGTCTGTAGTTCCTTGGTGAGCGGGATGTTAACCGGAAAGTGCTAATCCTGGCTCAGGTGAGGTGACGGAACAGGCGACGTTAAACCCAGTGATGACTGTTAACCAATCCTGCAACTCTACCATTCTTTCCAGACCAAGAAGGCCACCTTGCTATGGTTGGATCAGCGAGAGCGATGATGAGGAAGAGGACCCTCTAAGTGAGCCTCCTAACCTTCGGAAGCTGCCACCTGAAAACATTGAGAACTTTGGAAGTCCGCATCGCGAGGGCAAGCGGCCGACTAGATGGGATGTGAGGCCTACTGATGCATAAAATACTAGGCTTTCTATTTGTATCT is a genomic window of Ananas comosus cultivar F153 linkage group 13, ASM154086v1, whole genome shotgun sequence containing:
- the LOC109719409 gene encoding uncharacterized protein LOC109719409 isoform X1, producing the protein MPKARAKKVGLKRIDAAIDALVPLGFSREVVCKTIKNLLKVYGEDGWVFIEEACYKTVIEAILEEQVEETRMEEVKANDGTVSEEADNPAVETGETSRQPDTPPVGEVTEQATLNPVMTVNQSCNSTILSRPRRPPCYGWISESDDEEEDPLSEPPNLRKLPPENIENFGSPHREGKRPTRWDVRPTDA